A region of the Candidatus Afararchaeum irisae genome:
CAGGTCTTTTCCCGTCACTCCGACTCCGACTCCGACTCCGACTCCGACTCCGACTTCGACACAGAGACCGAGACCGAGACTACACCGATCTGACCCCGACATGTCAGCCGTTTAGAAATGCATCTATGAGCTTTCTCTCCGCAGTACGTAGATGCTGGTGGTAGGTCGACGGAACTATACCCATCGACTCGGCGAGCGTCTCCCCCTCGACACGTCTGGGCCAGTCGAAGAATCCGCCCGTGTATGCCTTCTGGAGAGCCGTGATCTGACGCTGTGTCAGACGGTCTCTGACCTCGCCCCTGAATCCCTGTGCGGTCTGTGAGGCTTCCTCGACGGTTCTGTAGGTCACGAGACTGACGTCTGTCTCCGACTCTGACTCCGACTCTGACTCCGACTCCGACCCTGAGTAGGTCTGTCTCAGGCTGTCGAGGAGACGGCGTGCTTCTCTCTCGTTTCCGACGTCCAACTCCACCTCGACTCCGTCGGGTGAAAGCTTCATCGACCTCAGACGTCCACCGTGTTCGGAGACCTCGCCCACGAGACCGAGTCTGTCGAAACGTATCTGTACGACACTACCTTCGTCGTCCGAGACGAGGACTTCGGCGTCTATGACTCTCTCAGACGACCTCGCGGCTTCGGCGGTCTCCTCCGGGTCGGCTGACGTGCTCACAAGTATAGCAAGGCTTCCACTCTGTGTCACGGCTGCCTCGTGTTTGAGACTCGTGTCTATCCTGTCGGCGACGTCTACGAGAGGAGAGCCGCTGCCCTCTATCCGGAGACCGACTCGCACGACCGAGTCAGTCGACATAGTTCTCTTAGTCAAGACGTCGTTTATCGAAGCGCCGACGCTCCTCCCAACCGACGAAAGAAGCATAGCCTCACGGCTGTCGAGGTCACCGTCCCCCCAGACCCCTACGACACCGTATGTCGTCGACTGGTAGGTCACCGGGACAGTGATACAGAAAGACGACTTCTCAGAGCTATCCTGTCCTTGTCTGTCACTTTCACTCTCAATCTCACCCTCACCCTCATTCGACCCCCCCCAGTATACGACGACGGAGACTGTCGGCTTTGTCGCCCTCGACCACACGTGTCTCGTGTTCTCCGACTACGTCAGCCATGAGGGCGGCTTCGGGGTCTCCCTCCTCGACACCGATGAGCCCCTGACAGTCCTTGTCGGCTTCGATCGCTCCGACCTCACCGACCGCGACCGAGGTCTCCTCGACTGTCACCCCGTCGTCCGCGGGGCTGTACCTTCCGATCCAAGCCTCGTCGTACTCCTCGCTGAGTCTCCCGACTACCGACTCCTCGACCTCCCCGCGGCTCTCGGCACGTACGAGACATCTCGTGATGTCGTTTATGAGGCTGTTCATCCGGTCTATGAGACGGTCGAAAGCCTCACGTTCCTCTTCGAGCTCTTGTCTGAACCTCTCACGCTCGGTGACGTCCATCTGGAAACCGACGTAGTAGGACAGCTCCCCATCCGAGTCGAATATCGGACTCACGTCGACCTGGTTCCAGAAGAGGTCACCGTCCCGGGTGTAGTTACGCAGTGTAACCCGTGTGTCGCGTCCCTCGGAGACACCCCTGCCGAGTTCCTCGACCTTCTCGGTGTCTGTCTCGCTTCCCTGTAGAAACCTGTGGTTGGCACCCACCGCCTCCTCAGCCGAGTACCCTGTTAGTCTCTCGAAGGACTCGTTGAGGTAGATTATGGGGTTGTCGGGGTCGTCGGCGTTCGAGACGGTGATTCCTATAGGAGCCTCGTCGAGGACACGTTCCTTGAGACGTCTCTCGTCCTCGAACGGCAGGTCGGATATTGGCATACGTCTGTCGCTTTCCCGTCCCCGTGTACTCACGTTCCTCTCGATCGCGTCAGCTAAGGCTTCGAGAGCGTCGTCATCGCCTGCTGGCACCAAAGCCGTCGCGTCGGCTTCGACGGCGCGGCGTGCTACCTCTCCCACCTCGTCGTCCCGGACTACTAAGCCTACGGGAATCCCCAAGCCTTCACGTCGTACGGATTCGAGGAGATCGATCCCCCTGAAGCCGTCGTCGGTCTCAGCCGCCACGACACCCCTGACAGAGTCCTCCCTCGCGGATTCGAGAGCCGTGACGAAGTCGGATTCGTGTACGACCTGGAGCCGGTCGAGACTCTCGTCTACCGAGTCGGGACTGACACCGTCTATCTCACCGCCTGCGTAGAGTATCCTTCCTTGATCCGTCATCTTATCTTGACCTGTCTAGTCTTGTTTCTTTCGTGGTTATTTCTCGATTTCTCTCCGTGTGACTGTCGTTTTTGGTCATGGGACGTACCATATCCCCCTCGATCTGTCGATAAGACCTCCAATGACTACGTGGGGAACTGCTATTATGCTCACGAATACCGTCCAGAAAGCCACGAGTCCCGGTAGGATTCTCGCACCGCCGAGGGGCTGTGACGAGACTGACCAGAGGAGACCCGCTAACACCACAGTCGCCACGACGAGTGAGACTACTACAGCCGGTGCGTCAAAGCCGTCCCGTTCCGTCTCGGAGTCGTCGACCGCCCTCATACGGGCGACCTGTCTCGCCGAGTACCACAGGGGGAAGTAGAGACCAACGGCTACCACGACGGGAGTCACTGCGAAGTAGGCGACGAGAAGGAGGATCTCGCCCGCGTCAGATCTGAAAGAGCCACTCTCCGATCCCATGTATCCCAGTATCAGGTACACAGCCGTTATGGCTCCGAAGACGACACCCAGCAAACGGCTCGCGGTCTCGAAGCTTCCGTACCCGAGTCTCGTGAGACCACCGGGCTCGAATATATTCACCATCACGGCGCTCAGACCGTAGAATGCGTCGGGATGGAAAGCCATCGGAACTACCATCACTACACCACCTCTGACCGTCGCAGCTAGCCACCGCTGGATCTCTGTCTGTATGTGGTCGCCGTAGAGAGTCTCTACGACGCTCAGGTCTCCGAAACCTCCCTTAGCCATCGCGACACAGACGCCGAGACCCAGTCCCACGACGGGGTCGAAGAAGAAGACGGCTGTGAAAGCCGTTATGGTGAGCACGTAGGAGGCTATGTATCCCATCTGGAACCTCGTGTCACGTCCGTCGAGGTTATGTAAGTTCTCGTAGCCACCCTGGGGGAGGTTCATCCCAACCATACCTATCAGATAGACGGCTGACTGGAGACGCAGTGAGACGTCTAAGCCCGCGAGACCCATGACGCCGAAGCCGACTGTGAGCCACAGTAAGCCGAGCCTCGACAACGTGAGGTATGAACTCGATGTTCGGCGTCTCCTTAGCCGTCGGAGACCAAAACCCGTCATACTTAGAATAGGCTCCGTCACAGTATTAAAACGAGCCCTAACTGTTGGGGTGTACAACACTACTCTTAAGACCGTGTCATCCATCTTCTCCTAGCGATGCCTGTCAGGGATATACGGTGTCCCGTATGTGGCGTCGAGGTCAGGATGGGACTCCCCAGAGACGCGACGGTAAAAGGGGTATTCGAGTCTGACGACGAGACAGAAGACGACGCCGCAAATAGAGATGGAAGTAGAAAACTAAGACGTCTCTCGTGTTCCAACGACCACGTCTTCGGTGTTCTCTTCGAGGTAGAAGGGAACTGAGACTGATCACGTCTCGGCTGTGTCCGCCGCCGAGGGGGTACGTATCGACGACACGACGTCGTGGCTGTTGACGAGTATGAAACCGAATCCGACCTTAGTTATGAGATCGAGGTAGAGTATTATGATAATCTCAGTGGCGGGCTCTAAGAGACCCGTTCCGTAGGGTCCGACCAGCCAGACAACGGGATAGACCGACCACAGGACTACTGTCAGGTTCCTTAGCTTCTGGAACAGAGACGCGACCCCCCTGCCCCTCGCGGCGTCCGAGAGGGTTCTCATGAGTAGGTAGAGGAGAACCACGTAAGCCACCGATCCCGCGCTGAAGTAGACGTACTTGACCCAGGAGGTCGAGAGCGACGCCGCGACTCCCGATCCTATCATCGCGACGTCTGAGCCTATCAGAGCCGCGTACGTCTTCCTCTTGACGCCCGCGAGGAGACCCAGGTCGAGTATGAGTAGGGGCGTCGTTATCAGCCAGTCGGCGTATCTCGGGAGGTAGACAGTCACTCCGTCGGATTCGAGCGAGCCTATCCCGAGAGCCATCGCGGCGTAGGCGGCGGACGCTATGAAGGCGACCGCGGCTATGACACTGTAGTACTTCCTCGTCTCGTCGTCGCTCCTGACACCTGAGGCTACGAAGACTACCATTCCCGCGAACATACCTACCGCGCCTATCCAGAACCAGGTCGTCGTGTCGGTTATCTCCACCATCTACCTCTCACCTCCCTTTCCGTCTGCTTGTGCTAACTCCGGACCGGTCTCGGATAGTCGTCTCTCACCGTCTCTGGTAGTCACACTGAAGCCCTCAAGTAGTTCGTTGAGATCGTCGGCTCCCTCGGCGAGTCTCTCGGCTCTCTCCGAGACTGACTTGACTGTCTCGGTCTGACTCTCGGCTTCGTCGGTGACGTTCTTCGCCTCGTCGGCTGTGTTCCTGCTGAGCTCGGAGACCTCGTCGGTGACCGACACGACCTCCTGTGTCGAGTTAGCCTGGCTCTCGGTCACGTCACGTATCTCCTGGACTCCCGAGTTGGTCTCCTCGACGTATCCGACTATCTCTTCGAGCGACTCGACTGTGTCCTCGACTGTCTCGACACCCTTGGTTATCCTGTCGCTCGTCTCGTGTATGTCGTCCACTGTGCTCTCGGTCTGATCCTGTACGTCGGATATGACCTCCTCTATCTCGGACGCCGACTTCTTAGTCTCCTCGGCGAGCTCCTTTATCTGGTCGGCGACGACAGCGAAGCCGTCCCCCTCCTCTCCCGCCCTCGCCGCCTCTATGCTCGCGTTGAGAGCGAGTAGGTTGGTCTCCTCGGCTATGTCGGTGATGACATCGACTATCTCCTCTATCTCCTTCATCTGTTCGTCGAGCTTGACTATCTCCTCGACCGTCTTCTCTGTCTCCGACTCGACCTGGTTGATCTCGTCTATGGCTATCTCGGCTGCGTCCCTTCCCTCCTGACCCAGATCAGCCATTCTCTGTGAAGTCCCCGCTAGCTCGTCAGCCGACGACGCGACCTCCTCTATAGTCGCCGACAGGTCGCTCATCTCGGTCGATATGTTCTGTAGCTTGTCGTCCTGTTCGTCGGTGTCGCGTGATATCTCACGTATGTAACTGTTTATCTGTTCACTCGACTCACGTATCTCGTTCGCGCCTCTCTCGACCTCACGTGTCGACTCGGTGACCTCGTCCGAGAATCCCTTTACGTTAGCCACAGTCTCCTCTAAGCCGTCCATCATGCTGTTGAAAGCCTCTCCTATCTCCCTCATCGCGTCGTTACGTGTCTCGGCGTCGACACGTCTCGTGAGGTCTCCGTCTACGGCGTCCCTCATGACGTCCTTGTACCCCTCAGCCTGTTCCGCGAGACGTCTGTTGAGCTCCTCGGCTTCCTCCTGTCTCTCCTCGGCTATCCTCTTCTGTTTCTCCGCCCTCTCCCTTTCGCGCTCCGCCTCGTCTATCTTCTGTCTCAGCGAGTCCCTCATCTCGGAGAACGAGTCATACAGATCTCCCATCTCGTCCTGTCTGTCGGTTTCGAGGTCGACGTCGAGGTCTCCCTGACCCATTCTCGATGACTTCCTCTGGAGAACTTCGAGTGATATAGCCGTGTTACTTCCTATGGTCGATCCTATGAGACCCAGGTTTACGACGTTGAGGAGTATCAGACCCACGACACCCGAAGTAGTGTCTGAGACACCCGCCTCAACCTGTCTGAGGAGGACTACGCCGAAGACTACCGTGGTCACTACGGCTGTGAAGAGAACCGCAGTCAGCTTCGCGGTGTAGCTCTCCCGTAGCCTACTCGGAAGAACAGACCCAGACCCCCGCATCACCTCGTCTCCCCCCTCGAATCCCTTCTCGGCTCGGAACTCTGTCTCGAACCTGTTGCTGTCATCGGCTTATATACGCCACAGATATATATCAAGACACAGCCAAAACAGTTGGGCACGAAATTCGGAAATACGAGGCTGAAACAGAAACAGAAACAGAAAGGTAGTTAGCCGTCTACTCGTCCTCCGACTCGTTTATGTAGTCCTCTATCGACTTGACCGACATCTCCTCGTCCCTCGCTGCCTCTATGGCGTCGGCGGCGGCGTCGGCGGCTCTGACTGTCGTGATGTAGGTGACATCCCTGTCGACTGCGGCGCGTCGTATGTCGGCTCCGTCGTCCCTCGCCGTCTTCTCGTCGGGTGTGTTTATTATGAGATCGATCTCGTCACGTTTCATGAGGTCGACGACGTTGGGAGACGCCTCGTGTACCTTCTCTATGAACTCAGCCTCTATTCCGTTCTGCTTGAGATGTGCCTGTGTTCCCTCGGTAGCCACTAAGTCGAAGCCGAGGTCGTCGAGCTTTCTCGCCACGGGGACTATCTCGTCCTTGTCCTTGTCCCTCACGCTTATGAATATCTTCCCGGTGTCGGGGAGTGCGTTGCCCGCGGCGAGCTCAGCCTTGTAGAATGCACGTCCGAAGTCGTAGTCGACCCCCATGACCTCTCCCGTTGACTTCATCTCGGGTGAGAGTGTCGGCGAGACTCCCGGAAGGCGGTCGAACGGCAGGTCGACCTCCTTGACAGTGACGTGTTCGCCGTAGGGCTCGTCCTCGTAGTCGAAGTCGTCTATCGAGGCTCCCATCATGACCTCGGCGGCGATCTTCGCGATCGGGACTCCGACCGACTTGCTCACGAAGGGGATAGTACGTGACGACCTCGGGTTGGCTTCTAAGACGTAGACCTCGTCGTCCTGTACAGCCATCTGGACGTTGAGAAGACCCTCGACGTCGAGAGCGCGTGCTATCCTGCGGACGTAGTCGCGCGCCTTGTCGAGGACGTCCTCGCCTATGTTCTGTGGCGGTATGACACACGCCGAGTCTCCCGAGTGGACTCCTGCCTCCTCTATGTGCTCCATTATCGCACCTATCAGGACGTCCTCTCCGTCACTCACGGCGTCGACATCGAGCTCCACGGAGTCGGCGAGGAAGTCGTCTATGAGTATGGGATGGTCGGGAGAGACACGGACGGCTTCCTCCATGTACTCTCTGAGTTCGAGTTCGTCCCAGACTATCTCCATCGCACGTCCTCCTAGGACGTACGACGGACGCACGAGGACGGGGTAGCCGATCTCGTCGGCTATTTCGAGAGCCTCCTCCTCGGAGTATCCCGTTCCGCCCTCGGGCTGGGGAACACCTATCTCGTCCATCAGCGAGTTGAAACGGTCACGATCCTCGGCGAGATCCATCGAGTCGGGTGAAGTTCCGACGACCTCCGAGTCGAGACCCTTGCGTTCTATCTCCTCCGACAGAGGCACGGCGAGGTTGACACTCGTCTGTCCTCCGAACTGTGTCATCACCGAGTCGATCCCCTCTGTCTCGACTATGTTGGCGACGTCTTCGAGTGTGAGGGGATCGAAGAATAGCTTGTCGGAGGTGTCGTAGTCTGTCGATACCGTCTCGGGGTTGTTGTTGACTATCTGAGCCTCTATGTCCCTCTCACGGAGTGCCTGTATCGCGTGGACGGTACAGTAGTCGAACTCGACCCCCTGTCCTATACGTATCGGACCCGCTCCGACTATGAGAGCCTTGTCGCCCTCTGTCTCCTTGATCTCGTTCTTCGACTCCCACGACGAGTAGTAGTAGGGCGTCTCAGCCTCGAACTCGGCGGCGCACGTGTCGACCATCTTGTAGGTCGCGTCTCCCTTGAGTTCGTCGACGTCCTCCCTCGTCAGACCGTCCCCGGCGTTCTCGGCGATCTCGTCGTCGGTGAATCCCATCTGCTTCGCCTCCTCTACGGTCTCCTCGGTGAGGTCTTCGCCCTCGTCGGCTATCTCCCTCTCCTTCTCGACTATCTTCTTCGCGCGTGCGACGTACCACTCGTCGAATCCGGTGAGTTCGGCGACCTCCTCGACGTCTATGTCGTGCCTGAATGCCTCTAAGACGGCGAAGTTACGTATGTCTGTGGGTGTTTCGAGGTATCTCCGTACCTCCTCCTCCGACTCGAACTCGGGCTCTACTATGTCGAGCGAACGCAGAGCCTTCTTGTACGACTCCTCGAATGTGCGTCCTATCGACATCACCTCTCCGGTCGACTTCATCGCGCTTCCTATAGTGCGGTCGACCTCGGGGAACTTGTCGAAGGGCCAGCGGGGTATCTTAGTGACGACGTAGTCTATAGTCGGCTCGAAGGCGGCAGGAGTCTCCTTAGTGACGTCGTTCTCTATCTCGTCGAGGTTCTTACCGACCGATATCTTCGCAGTCACACGTGCTATGGGGTATCCCGTCGCCTTCGACGCGAGAGCCGACGACCTTGAGACACGCGGGTTGACCTCGACTATGGTGTAGTCGTCCTTCTCGTCGCTCCACGCGAACTGTATGTTACATCCGCCCACGATTCCGAGTTCGCGTATGACCTTTATAGCGGTCGAGCGCATCCTCTGGTGTGCGTCGTCGCTTATCGTCTGTGACGGAGTGACGACGGTCGACTCACCGGTGTGTATACCCATCGGGTCGATGTTCTCCATGTTACAGATGGTTATACACGTGTCAGTCGAGTCACGTATGACCTCGTACTCGAACTCCTTCCAGCCCTCGACTGACTCGTCGATAGTGACCTCGTTGTTCATCGAGAGCTTGAGACCACGTCTGACCTTCTCCTCTAGCTCCTCGCGCGTATCGACGACTCCGCTTCCGCTTCCTCCGAGAGTGTAGGTCGTACGGACGATAACCGGAAGACCGAACTCGTCTATGACGTCGTCGACCTCGTCGAGGCTCGTCACGGTCATAGAACGCGGCGTCTTCTCGCCTATGTCGTGTATGAAGTCGTAGAACTTCTGTCTGTCCTCGGCGAGATGTATGGTTTCGAGGTCAGTACCGAGGAGCTCGACGTCGTTCTCCTCCAAGACGTCCATCTCGGCGAGCTGTGCGGCGACGTTGAGTCCGGTCTGACCTCCGAGTCCGGCTATCAGACCGTCGGGATCTTCCTTCTCTATTATCTCAGCGACGTACTCGGGTTCGAGAGGTTCGAGGTAGACCTCGTCGGCTATGTCTGGGTCAGTCATTATCGTCGCGGGATTCGAGTTGACGAGGACGACTTCGATCCCCTCCTCCTGTATCGCGCGACATGCCTGTGATCCCGAGTAGTCGAACTCTGCCGCCTGTCCAATCACAATGGGTCCTGAGCCGATCAGAAGGACCTTATCGAGGTCAGTTCGCGTGGGCATACTTAGTCGTGGGAAGTAGAGTATGCCCGCCTAATAGACTCACGGTTTTAGTTTTTGAGAAGAGATCTCGTCGAGACCGGCTTCGAGAGCCTCATCGACCCCCTCGCCTTCCTCTACGCTCATCCACACGTCGACGTCGACGCCGACTTCGACTTCGACTTCGACCGAGTCGACGTCATATAGGTCAGTCTTGTTAGCTACGGTGACGACGGGAACGTCGAAGCCACTACGTATCTCGTCGAGGAGATCGACCTGTGCCCCTAACTCGTATCCACAGTACTCGCTCGGGTCGAGGACGAAGACTACGACGTCGGCGAGCTTTTCGAGGGCTGTGACCGCCTGTCTCTCCATCGAGTTCCTGTCGTCTATCGGACGGTCGAGGAGCCCCGGAGTGTCGACTATCTGGTACCGTATGTAGTCGCGCTCGAAATGTCCTATGCCGACGCCCTTCGTCGTGAAGGGGTACTCGGCTATCTTCGGCTTCGCGTTCGTGACACTTTCGAGGAATGTCGACTTGCCGACGTTGGGATAGCCCGCTAAGACGACAGTTGGATGGTCTTCCACCTCGGGCACGTGTGTCAGAACCGACCTCGCCTCCCCGAGACGGTCGAGGTCGTCGGATATATTCGAGAGTACCGAGTCCATACGTGCGAAGGCACGTTTCCTCGCCTCTATCGCGTCCTCGTAGTCGCCGCCCGACATCTCTCTCTGTGTCTCGTTCGCAATCTCCTTCACCTTCGTCGACGCCCAGTCGACCGCGCCGAGCGACTGCTTTATCTCGTCGAGACCCAGTGCGGCGTCGGCTATCTCGCGGTAGAAGTCGTCTACCCTGTCGAACGACGGAAAGCTCGTGACTATGTACTCTAGGTTGTCGTGGAGTATGTTAGAAGACGTCATCAACATACTCCTCTGTGCGTCTATACCCGAGCTTGATCCCGCCGCCCTCTTCGCCTTAGAGAAGGACTTGTCGAGGAGTTCGTCCTTGTCGGGGACATACGGAATGTCTTCGAACGGAGTCGCCATAGATAAGATACTCTCCGACCGCCTTTCCGTGTTTCGGCTCCTGACCTACTCTATCTCTATACTCTCGCCCGTCTCTACCTCTTTCTTAGGCAGACGGAGTTCGAGTACGCCGTTGTCGTAGGTCGCCTCTGCGTCTTCGGCTTCGACCGCCGCGGGAAGACGTAGGGTTCTACTCAGGCTCTCGTGTCTCCTCTCCTTTCTGTGGTAGTCCTCCTCGTCTATCTCCGACTCCTCTGTCGAGTCAGCCGAGAGTGTCACTGTCTCCTCGTTCGCCTGTACCGAGATCTCGTCCTTCTCGAACCCCGGGAGGTCGGCTCTCACGAGTACCTCGTCCCCGAGGTCGGCTACGTCGACCGAGACACGGCTCACCAGATTCTCAGGACTCGGAATCTCTCCTCTCTCCATCTCTCTCTCAACCTCGCGCGTGACCTCGTCGAGCCTGTCAGCGATCTCTTCGAGCCTCTTGAACGGCTGGAGTTTGCGCCTCATACTCGACTACATACCGAGTCTCGTGTATAAATAGATTGTCCCGTGTCCTGTCGTCGGCTCTGTTGTGTTCTGTTCTATTCTATTCTAATCCCCACGGTTATACGCTCCGAGGACGAAGATACCGGAAAGACATGGTGAACTCGGGATCACGGAGAAAGATCGAGAGAATAGAGGCTGTCGTCCTCATCGCAGGTACTGTCCCAGAGCGCTACCTACCTCGACGACAGCCGCCGACACCACGTCTGGAGCTACACCAAGTACTTCCATCTGCCTCTTCTTATCCAGAACAACACCAAGCGTGTACTCTTCATAGGTGGAGGTGGATTCACGGGTCCGAAGGCGTTCGTCTCGACCTATGACGACATACAGGTCGACGTCGTTGAGATAGATCCCGCTGTGATACGGACGGCGAAGACATACTTCGGCGTGAACGATTCCGACCGTCTAAATATCTATAACCAGCCCGGACGCGAGTACCTATCGGAGACCCAGAAGACATACGACCTGATAGTCGTTGACGCCTACAGGAAGGACAGGGTTCCGTTCCAGATGACGACACGTGAGTTCGCCTCACTCGTCAGGTCGAGGCTCACCCAAGATGGCGTGATGCTCGCTAACGTGATAGCCGCCCCCGAAGGAGAGGCGTCGAGGTTCTACAGGTCGGAGTACAGGACATTCGACACTGTCTTCCCTCAGACCTACGCATTCAGAACCTCGGAGACTGACAGGGTTCAGAATATCGAGATAGTAGCTACGAAGAGATCCGACCGTCTCTCGGAGTCGGAGCTACGTAGTCTGAGCCGAAAAAGAGACGTCGGAGTAAACCTGAGTGAAGAGATAAGGGGGTACATCCACGACGTCGACGCCAACACCTCAGAGACTCCTGTACTCTACGACGAACGTGCCCCAGTGAGCCGTCTCCTCGATCCCGCTATAAGCAAGAAGTACGTCGTCGAACCGTCGTCGGCGTCTTCTTAGACCCTCTCGACGAGAGCCTCTTCCTTGTTCCGTATACGGAAGACCTCTGAGGTCTCTTCGAGGTACTTAGCGTGTTCGAGCTTCTCGTTCTTCTCGGCGTATATAGTAAATAGCCTATCGCCCTTCTCGACTCTTGCTCCGACCTTCTTGTTGAGGTAGACACCCGCTCTCTTGTCCTTCGGTGCGCCCGCACGTCTGCCTATCTGGCTTATGAGGCTGTTGTCGATGTGTTTGACTATCCCTGATCTGTCTGCCCTAACTGCGTGTCTCTGGCTCGCCGGCTTTAGTTCGTCTGTTGTAACGTCGGGGTCGCCGTTCTGAGCCTCGATTATCTCGCGGAACTTACCGAGTGCCTTCCCCGAGTCGAGTATCTCGTGCGCGTCGGCGTCTGTCCCCGAAATCTCGAAGAGTATGTCTGCGATACGTAGACTCTTTATCCTGAGATCCTCGGGTCCTCCTCCTTCGAGAACCCGGAGTAGGTCGCGGGCTTCTAACACGGGTCCTATTCCGCGTCCTATCGGCTGTGAGCCTCCCGTAATCGTACAGTCGAGCTTTATGTTGAGATGCCTTCCGACCCTCTTGAAGTCGTCGGCGAGCTCACGTGCGTCTTCGAGGCTCTCGACCTTTGCCCCCTCGCCGTAGGGTATGTCTATGACGACGTGGTTCGACCCCGAGCTTTCCTTCTTCGAGAGAACCGAGGCTATGACCTGTCCCGGGGGGTCTATCGAGAGAGGATTCTCGACACGTATGATCTT
Encoded here:
- a CDS encoding bacterio-opsin activator domain-containing protein, yielding MTYQSTTYGVVGVWGDGDLDSREAMLLSSVGRSVGASINDVLTKRTMSTDSVVRVGLRIEGSGSPLVDVADRIDTSLKHEAAVTQSGSLAILVSTSADPEETAEAARSSERVIDAEVLVSDDEGSVVQIRFDRLGLVGEVSEHGGRLRSMKLSPDGVEVELDVGNEREARRLLDSLRQTYSGSESESESESESETDVSLVTYRTVEEASQTAQGFRGEVRDRLTQRQITALQKAYTGGFFDWPRRVEGETLAESMGIVPSTYHQHLRTAERKLIDAFLNG
- a CDS encoding PAS domain S-box protein; the encoded protein is MTDQGRILYAGGEIDGVSPDSVDESLDRLQVVHESDFVTALESAREDSVRGVVAAETDDGFRGIDLLESVRREGLGIPVGLVVRDDEVGEVARRAVEADATALVPAGDDDALEALADAIERNVSTRGRESDRRMPISDLPFEDERRLKERVLDEAPIGITVSNADDPDNPIIYLNESFERLTGYSAEEAVGANHRFLQGSETDTEKVEELGRGVSEGRDTRVTLRNYTRDGDLFWNQVDVSPIFDSDGELSYYVGFQMDVTERERFRQELEEEREAFDRLIDRMNSLINDITRCLVRAESRGEVEESVVGRLSEEYDEAWIGRYSPADDGVTVEETSVAVGEVGAIEADKDCQGLIGVEEGDPEAALMADVVGEHETRVVEGDKADSLRRRILGGVE
- a CDS encoding Brp/Blh family beta-carotene 15,15'-dioxygenase, producing the protein MTGFGLRRLRRRRTSSSYLTLSRLGLLWLTVGFGVMGLAGLDVSLRLQSAVYLIGMVGMNLPQGGYENLHNLDGRDTRFQMGYIASYVLTITAFTAVFFFDPVVGLGLGVCVAMAKGGFGDLSVVETLYGDHIQTEIQRWLAATVRGGVVMVVPMAFHPDAFYGLSAVMVNIFEPGGLTRLGYGSFETASRLLGVVFGAITAVYLILGYMGSESGSFRSDAGEILLLVAYFAVTPVVVAVGLYFPLWYSARQVARMRAVDDSETERDGFDAPAVVVSLVVATVVLAGLLWSVSSQPLGGARILPGLVAFWTVFVSIIAVPHVVIGGLIDRSRGIWYVP
- a CDS encoding transcriptional regulator — its product is MPVRDIRCPVCGVEVRMGLPRDATVKGVFESDDETEDDAANRDGSRKLRRLSCSNDHVFGVLFEVEGN
- a CDS encoding bacteriorhodopsin; this translates as MVEITDTTTWFWIGAVGMFAGMVVFVASGVRSDDETRKYYSVIAAVAFIASAAYAAMALGIGSLESDGVTVYLPRYADWLITTPLLILDLGLLAGVKRKTYAALIGSDVAMIGSGVAASLSTSWVKYVYFSAGSVAYVVLLYLLMRTLSDAARGRGVASLFQKLRNLTVVLWSVYPVVWLVGPYGTGLLEPATEIIIILYLDLITKVGFGFILVNSHDVVSSIRTPSAADTAET
- a CDS encoding methyl-accepting chemotaxis protein; this translates as MRGSGSVLPSRLRESYTAKLTAVLFTAVVTTVVFGVVLLRQVEAGVSDTTSGVVGLILLNVVNLGLIGSTIGSNTAISLEVLQRKSSRMGQGDLDVDLETDRQDEMGDLYDSFSEMRDSLRQKIDEAERERERAEKQKRIAEERQEEAEELNRRLAEQAEGYKDVMRDAVDGDLTRRVDAETRNDAMREIGEAFNSMMDGLEETVANVKGFSDEVTESTREVERGANEIRESSEQINSYIREISRDTDEQDDKLQNISTEMSDLSATIEEVASSADELAGTSQRMADLGQEGRDAAEIAIDEINQVESETEKTVEEIVKLDEQMKEIEEIVDVITDIAEETNLLALNASIEAARAGEEGDGFAVVADQIKELAEETKKSASEIEEVISDVQDQTESTVDDIHETSDRITKGVETVEDTVESLEEIVGYVEETNSGVQEIRDVTESQANSTQEVVSVTDEVSELSRNTADEAKNVTDEAESQTETVKSVSERAERLAEGADDLNELLEGFSVTTRDGERRLSETGPELAQADGKGGER
- the carB gene encoding carbamoyl-phosphate synthase large subunit; translated protein: MPTRTDLDKVLLIGSGPIVIGQAAEFDYSGSQACRAIQEEGIEVVLVNSNPATIMTDPDIADEVYLEPLEPEYVAEIIEKEDPDGLIAGLGGQTGLNVAAQLAEMDVLEENDVELLGTDLETIHLAEDRQKFYDFIHDIGEKTPRSMTVTSLDEVDDVIDEFGLPVIVRTTYTLGGSGSGVVDTREELEEKVRRGLKLSMNNEVTIDESVEGWKEFEYEVIRDSTDTCITICNMENIDPMGIHTGESTVVTPSQTISDDAHQRMRSTAIKVIRELGIVGGCNIQFAWSDEKDDYTIVEVNPRVSRSSALASKATGYPIARVTAKISVGKNLDEIENDVTKETPAAFEPTIDYVVTKIPRWPFDKFPEVDRTIGSAMKSTGEVMSIGRTFEESYKKALRSLDIVEPEFESEEEVRRYLETPTDIRNFAVLEAFRHDIDVEEVAELTGFDEWYVARAKKIVEKEREIADEGEDLTEETVEEAKQMGFTDDEIAENAGDGLTREDVDELKGDATYKMVDTCAAEFEAETPYYYSSWESKNEIKETEGDKALIVGAGPIRIGQGVEFDYCTVHAIQALRERDIEAQIVNNNPETVSTDYDTSDKLFFDPLTLEDVANIVETEGIDSVMTQFGGQTSVNLAVPLSEEIERKGLDSEVVGTSPDSMDLAEDRDRFNSLMDEIGVPQPEGGTGYSEEEALEIADEIGYPVLVRPSYVLGGRAMEIVWDELELREYMEEAVRVSPDHPILIDDFLADSVELDVDAVSDGEDVLIGAIMEHIEEAGVHSGDSACVIPPQNIGEDVLDKARDYVRRIARALDVEGLLNVQMAVQDDEVYVLEANPRSSRTIPFVSKSVGVPIAKIAAEVMMGASIDDFDYEDEPYGEHVTVKEVDLPFDRLPGVSPTLSPEMKSTGEVMGVDYDFGRAFYKAELAAGNALPDTGKIFISVRDKDKDEIVPVARKLDDLGFDLVATEGTQAHLKQNGIEAEFIEKVHEASPNVVDLMKRDEIDLIINTPDEKTARDDGADIRRAAVDRDVTYITTVRAADAAADAIEAARDEEMSVKSIEDYINESEDE